The following proteins come from a genomic window of Rattus norvegicus strain BN/NHsdMcwi chromosome 8, GRCr8, whole genome shotgun sequence:
- the Cfl1l1 gene encoding cofilin-1-like, giving the protein MASGVAVSDGVIKVFNDMKVCKSSMPEVKKHKKTVLFCLSEDKKNIILEEGKEILVGDVGQTVDDPYTTFVKMLPDKDCRYALYDATYETKESKKEDLVFIFWTPESAPLKSKMIYASSKDAIKKKLTGIKHELQANCYEEVKDCCTLAEKLGGRAVISLEGKPL; this is encoded by the coding sequence ATGGCCTCTGGTGTGGCTGTGTCTGATGGAGTCATCAAGGTGTTCAATGACATGAAAGTTTGCAAGTCTTCAATGCCAGAAGTGAAGAAACACAAGAAGACAGTGCTCTTTTGCCTGAGTGAGGACAAGAAGAACATCATCCTGGAGGAGGGCAAGGAGATTCTGGTAGGAGATGTGGGGCAGACTGTGGATGACCCCTACACCACTTTTGTCAAGATGCTGCCAGACAAGGACTGCCGCTATGCTCTCTATGACGCAACCTATGAGACCAAGGAGAGCAAGAAGGAGGACCTGGTATTCATCTTCTGGACCCCTGAGAGTGCACCCCTTAAGAGCAAAATGATCTATGCCAGCTCCAAGGATGCCATCAAGAAGAAACTGACAGGAATCAAGCATGAATTACAAGCTAACTGCTACGAGGAGGTCAAGGACTGCTGCACCCTGGCAGAGAAACTAGGTGGCAGGGCTGTCATTTCCCTGGAGGGCAAGCCTTTGTGA